From Anaerolineales bacterium, a single genomic window includes:
- the rimM gene encoding 16S rRNA processing protein RimM: MAVARIRRPFGVRGELVLDILPGAPGSWADSGRLYLGGARRAVEVESLRRHGRDAVLRLKGVRDRNQAEGLRGEVIHLRLEDLPPLPEGEYYLHQLEGLEVFTEQGEPLGRVKEILKTGANDVYVVQGGAREILLPAIPQVIREVRLEEGKMVVRLMEGLV; this comes from the coding sequence TTGGCCGTCGCCCGGATCCGGAGGCCGTTCGGCGTGCGCGGGGAGTTGGTGCTGGATATCCTGCCCGGCGCGCCCGGAAGCTGGGCGGATAGCGGACGGCTTTACCTGGGGGGCGCGCGGCGCGCGGTGGAGGTGGAATCACTCCGCCGCCACGGGCGCGATGCGGTGTTGCGATTGAAGGGCGTCCGCGACCGCAACCAAGCGGAAGGCCTGCGCGGCGAGGTGATCCACCTCCGGTTGGAGGATCTGCCGCCCCTTCCGGAAGGCGAATATTACCTGCATCAGCTGGAGGGGCTGGAGGTATTCACCGAACAGGGCGAGCCGCTCGGCCGCGTCAAGGAGATCCTCAAGACCGGCGCCAATGACGTCTACGTGGTGCAGGGGGGCGCTCGGGAGATCCTCCTCCCGGCCATTCCCCAGGTCATCCGCGAGGTGCGGCTGGAAGAAGGAAAGATGGTGGTGCGGCTGATGGAGGGGCTTGTATAA